CGTCGTAGGCAGCGCGCAGCCGAAGGTCGTCGGGCGCCAGCCCGATCAGCCCGCCGACGATGGCGCGATGGGTTCCGTGCCCCTCGCCCGTCGCGGCGAAGGAGCCGTGCAATTGGATGCGGACGGATTCGGGCATGCCGCCCGCGACGGCGCGCGCGATCAGCCCCAGCCGGCAGGCGCCGGCCGTGTGCGACGAAGACGGCCCCACCATCGTCGGCCCCAGGATGTCGAAGAGAGATACCATGCCAGCCAAGATAAGGACACGATCTTGGCCGGGCCAGATAATACGGTTTGCGCCACCGTCCGGACTGATTTTTTCTGACCACTGGACCGGACGCTCAGGGCATGTTAGCGTAAATGCAACCGGACGATCCGAACGGAGCCGAGCCATGCCGATTACGATCAACGATCCCGAGCTGGAGCAGTTCATCCGCGAACTGGCGGAGGAAACGGAAGTCGACGACGTGGAGGCGATTCGCGCCCTCGTCGTCAAACACCGCGACGTTCAACGCCGGCTGGCGAGCGTCATGGAATGGCTTCGTAACGACGTTTGGCCGCACATCCCGCCAGAGCACCTGGGCAAGCGGATCACGCGTGAAGAGAAGGCGGTGCTTCTCGGGTACGGCCCCGATTGATCGTAGACACCTCGGCGGCGGTCGCCATCATCCTTGGCGAGGCCGGATTCCAGGAATTGGCCGCGCTGCTGCTTGAACGGGCAGACGTGGGGATTGGCACGCCAAGCCTCACCGAATGCGGATTGGTGCTCGCGTCACGGGCGGGGCTCGACTGGCGGACGCTGATGGCGGAGTTCAAGGCGCGCTTCGGCGTGGAGGAAATCCCGTTCACGTCCGTGCACTGGGTGGTGGCGGTGGAAGCGTTCGAGGAATTCGGCAAAGGGCGCCATCCCGCACGGCTGAACTTCGGCGACTGCCTGAGCTACGCTGTGGCGCGGGTGGAGAACCGCCCCTTGCTGTTCGTCGGCAACGACTTCCCGCTGACCGACGTCGGAAAAGCCTGAAGGCCCGCCCGCGGGTTTGCGGACGGGCCTTCGTCTCGCGACGCGAGCCGAGTCAGCGCGTCTGGGCTTCGACGAAGCGCACGCCGGTGAGCTTCCAGTTCAGCCCGTCTCGGCGCATGATCAGCGCGATGCGCTCGTCGCCCGACTCGCGGTCCACGTAGCGCACCTCGAAGCGGCCCATCCCCTCGTATCCCAGCTTCCTCTTCAACTCCTTAGGAACGCCCCGGCGCTGGGCACCGTCTTCGTCGCGCCCGCCGGGCAGGCGGCCGCTGGTGAGCGCGGCGACGCCCGACGGGGTGACGGCCAGGTCCACCACCGGGTTCACCACGCGTCCGGCGAGGATTCCGCCGATGG
This portion of the Longimicrobium sp. genome encodes:
- a CDS encoding type II toxin-antitoxin system VapC family toxin, encoding MIVDTSAAVAIILGEAGFQELAALLLERADVGIGTPSLTECGLVLASRAGLDWRTLMAEFKARFGVEEIPFTSVHWVVAVEAFEEFGKGRHPARLNFGDCLSYAVARVENRPLLFVGNDFPLTDVGKA
- a CDS encoding DUF2939 domain-containing protein produces the protein LKKLQAAAESGDIEAMNELVDFPALRTSVKENAKTAVSRELSNRTRLPGVGAIGGILAGRVVNPVVDLAVTPSGVAALTSGRLPGGRDEDGAQRRGVPKELKRKLGYEGMGRFEVRYVDRESGDERIALIMRRDGLNWKLTGVRFVEAQTR